In a genomic window of Azotosporobacter soli:
- a CDS encoding LysR family transcriptional regulator, whose product MDDKDWIILKTISEEKTISKAADRLYLSQPALSNRLKNMEREVGASIVLRTSNGVVFTPEGDHLLAYALDSLRRQTFVKERIQNMGGAVYGTLQLGTSAVFAHCELPAILQGFTALYPAVEISVKTGLSSKVTKMLQKEEISVAVIRGDHFWPEKKHMLKSEHLCLASFSPIAFDDLPQRPRIHYGTDPSLRNMLHDWWHETFACPPRISMEVDSMDTCRQMVLHNLGWAILPEAGLKEPHNLHTQNLYWRDQTPVLRPTWLLYRNWSAELPAVNAFIRYLQDYYAP is encoded by the coding sequence GTGGACGACAAAGACTGGATCATTTTAAAGACCATTTCAGAAGAGAAAACCATTTCGAAAGCGGCCGATCGTTTGTACCTTTCGCAGCCGGCCCTGAGCAACCGTTTGAAGAACATGGAACGGGAAGTCGGAGCCAGCATTGTGCTGCGCACTTCAAACGGCGTCGTCTTCACGCCGGAAGGCGACCACTTGCTGGCCTATGCGTTGGACTCTTTACGCCGCCAGACTTTCGTGAAAGAGCGCATTCAAAACATGGGCGGCGCAGTATACGGCACGCTCCAGCTCGGCACGTCGGCGGTCTTCGCGCATTGCGAACTGCCTGCGATCCTGCAGGGATTCACCGCGCTTTATCCGGCGGTTGAGATCTCCGTCAAGACCGGGCTCAGTTCCAAAGTCACCAAAATGCTGCAAAAAGAAGAAATCTCGGTCGCAGTGATCCGCGGCGACCACTTCTGGCCGGAGAAAAAACATATGCTCAAGAGCGAGCATCTTTGCCTGGCTTCGTTTTCGCCCATCGCATTTGACGACCTGCCCCAGCGCCCCCGCATCCACTACGGCACAGACCCTTCACTGCGCAATATGCTGCATGATTGGTGGCACGAGACCTTTGCCTGCCCGCCGCGAATCAGCATGGAGGTCGACAGCATGGACACCTGCCGCCAGATGGTCCTTCACAACCTCGGTTGGGCCATCTTGCCGGAAGCAGGGCTAAAAGAGCCGCACAATCTTCATACGCAGAACCTGTATTGGCGTGATCAGACTCCGGTACTGCGCCCTACCTGGCTGCTCTATCGCAACTGGTCTGCAGAACTTCCGGCGGTCAACGCCTTCATCCGTTATCTGCAGGACTATTACGCGCCATGA
- a CDS encoding CAP domain-containing protein has protein sequence MKEKSFCFSKWRLVLSAVVAAFYIWTAVPTAQAFNLTVVNNYDAKKSFAILYRDDNVGKWLCKGWYNVPAHTEKEYVFPDSTKLKYAYLYSSVDNGEGQSDAIKRTVIKEGFSYYDGEKCPAGTDARTVLFGKFNMCVNGAKLIWGEEAQGGGSDAAASDASVAQQESQAVELLNQDRKKKGLAALKVDARLSQVARAHAVDMVENGYFDHTNLNGQSPFDRLDAKKIRYSYAGENIASNASVPALEKAWMNSPKHRDNILHAKYTHVGIGICTAPDGSLYGVQVFATL, from the coding sequence GTGAAAGAAAAAAGTTTTTGTTTCTCGAAGTGGCGCTTGGTGCTAAGCGCTGTCGTGGCGGCCTTTTACATTTGGACGGCGGTGCCGACCGCACAGGCGTTCAACCTTACGGTGGTTAATAATTATGATGCGAAAAAATCGTTTGCGATCTTGTATCGCGACGATAATGTCGGCAAGTGGCTTTGCAAAGGCTGGTATAATGTTCCGGCGCATACGGAAAAGGAGTATGTGTTTCCGGACTCGACGAAGCTCAAATACGCCTATCTCTATAGCTCCGTTGACAACGGCGAGGGGCAAAGCGACGCGATCAAACGTACGGTGATCAAAGAAGGTTTTTCTTATTATGACGGCGAAAAATGCCCGGCGGGAACGGATGCGCGGACGGTTCTGTTCGGTAAATTCAACATGTGCGTGAACGGCGCAAAGCTGATCTGGGGTGAGGAAGCGCAAGGCGGCGGTTCGGACGCTGCGGCGAGTGATGCATCTGTTGCGCAGCAGGAGTCGCAGGCGGTGGAGCTGTTGAATCAGGATCGGAAGAAGAAAGGCTTGGCCGCGCTGAAAGTGGATGCTAGGTTAAGTCAGGTTGCACGAGCGCATGCGGTCGATATGGTGGAGAACGGATATTTTGACCATACGAATCTCAACGGTCAGTCGCCGTTTGATCGTCTCGATGCGAAGAAAATCCGTTACAGCTATGCGGGCGAGAACATTGCCAGCAATGCCAGCGTTCCCGCTTTGGAAAAGGCGTGGATGAACAGCCCGAAACATCGCGACAATATCCTGCATGCGAAGTATACGCATGTCGGCATTGGCATATGCACTGCACCGGACGGCTCGCTTTACGGCGTGCAGGTGTTTGCAACTTTATAA
- the rsmH gene encoding 16S rRNA (cytosine(1402)-N(4))-methyltransferase RsmH → MEKEQTLDGNETKHQRRPRYKGTHPKNFKEKYKELQPEQYADDVAKIIQKGNTPAGMHISICVNEILEILQIKPGQTGLDATLGYGGHTLEMAKRLAGQGWLYATDVDPIELPRTKERLERLGYGEEKVAIRQMNFSQIDQIVPEAGLFDFVLADLGVSSMQIDNPERGFSFKTEGPLDLRLNPESGFSAANRLQKMTVAELQYMLIENADEPHAEAIARAIVSNIKKGIKIATTAQLRDIIKEALKVVPKISEDEIKKSCQRSFQALRIDINNEFEVLDEFLAKLPDVLAKDGRVAILTFHSGEDRRVKKSFKQFLREGVYSEIAPDPIRASAQECHINSRARSAKLRWAIKA, encoded by the coding sequence ATGGAAAAAGAGCAGACATTGGACGGTAATGAGACGAAACATCAGAGGCGTCCTCGCTATAAAGGCACGCACCCGAAGAATTTCAAGGAAAAATACAAAGAACTGCAACCGGAACAATATGCGGATGATGTGGCAAAGATCATACAAAAGGGCAACACGCCCGCCGGGATGCATATTTCGATCTGCGTCAACGAGATCCTGGAAATCCTGCAAATCAAGCCGGGTCAGACCGGACTCGATGCGACGCTCGGCTATGGCGGACATACGCTGGAAATGGCCAAACGACTGGCAGGGCAAGGTTGGCTTTATGCAACGGATGTCGATCCAATCGAATTGCCGCGCACCAAAGAACGTTTGGAACGTTTGGGCTATGGCGAGGAAAAGGTTGCGATCCGGCAAATGAATTTTTCGCAAATCGACCAAATCGTTCCCGAAGCGGGACTTTTTGATTTTGTCCTGGCCGATCTTGGCGTTTCCTCGATGCAGATCGACAATCCGGAGCGGGGCTTTTCTTTTAAGACGGAAGGCCCGCTCGATTTGAGACTGAATCCGGAGAGTGGTTTCTCAGCGGCCAACCGGTTACAAAAAATGACGGTGGCTGAATTGCAATACATGCTGATCGAAAATGCGGACGAACCGCATGCCGAGGCGATTGCCCGCGCGATCGTTTCCAATATAAAAAAAGGCATTAAGATCGCGACGACCGCGCAGCTGCGCGACATCATCAAAGAAGCGTTAAAGGTCGTGCCGAAGATCAGCGAGGATGAAATAAAAAAATCCTGTCAGCGTTCGTTTCAGGCGTTGCGTATCGATATCAACAATGAGTTCGAAGTGCTGGATGAATTCTTGGCGAAGCTGCCGGACGTTCTTGCCAAAGATGGACGCGTTGCGATTCTTACCTTTCATTCGGGCGAAGACCGTCGCGTTAAAAAATCGTTCAAGCAATTCTTGCGCGAAGGCGTTTATAGCGAAATCGCACCCGATCCGATCCGTGCGTCGGCGCAAGAGTGCCACATCAACAGTCGCGCGCGTTCGGCAAAATTGCGCTGGGCCATTAAGGCGTAG
- a CDS encoding YkvA family protein has product MENSNHHQTPNSVWNSFKQQLKNLKGEVYILYLALRDPRTPLLAKLVTAVVVGYALSPIDLIPDFIPVIGYLDDFIVIPLGVWLALKLIPQAIITDCREYARNHSPGNKPKNWLVGGIFILIWLAAILYIVRLFY; this is encoded by the coding sequence ATGGAAAATTCGAACCACCACCAAACGCCTAATAGCGTCTGGAACTCTTTTAAACAACAGCTTAAAAATTTAAAGGGCGAAGTGTATATTCTATATTTGGCGCTGCGCGATCCACGGACGCCATTGTTGGCGAAGTTGGTTACTGCGGTGGTAGTGGGGTATGCTTTAAGCCCGATAGACTTAATACCGGATTTTATCCCGGTCATCGGCTATTTGGATGACTTCATCGTGATACCGCTTGGCGTTTGGTTAGCGTTAAAGTTGATACCGCAAGCGATTATCACAGACTGCAGAGAATACGCCCGGAATCATTCCCCGGGAAATAAACCGAAGAACTGGCTGGTCGGAGGAATTTTTATTCTGATTTGGTTGGCTGCCATCCTTTATATTGTCCGGTTGTTTTATTAA
- a CDS encoding cupin domain-containing protein, which translates to MNKDLVKAIETEAVFDQVEMEKTAGLKWHEHPSFVGVALKHLVTGKKTEGKFSSHLVRVKKGCEIGWHNHAAEWELHEVIKGEGQCRMEKRNIIYKPGVSAVIPAKLVHCVQAGEEDLYLLAKFVPALL; encoded by the coding sequence ATGAATAAAGACTTAGTAAAGGCAATAGAAACGGAAGCGGTGTTTGATCAGGTTGAAATGGAAAAGACAGCCGGTTTGAAGTGGCATGAACACCCAAGCTTTGTAGGCGTCGCACTGAAACATCTGGTTACCGGTAAAAAAACGGAAGGGAAATTCAGCAGTCACTTGGTTAGGGTGAAAAAAGGCTGTGAAATCGGCTGGCATAATCATGCGGCAGAATGGGAATTGCATGAAGTGATCAAAGGGGAAGGGCAGTGTCGGATGGAAAAACGCAATATCATTTACAAGCCGGGCGTAAGCGCGGTTATTCCGGCAAAGCTTGTGCATTGCGTACAGGCTGGGGAGGAAGATTTGTATCTGTTGGCGAAATTTGTTCCAGCGTTGTTATAA
- a CDS encoding AraC family transcriptional regulator: MKQTPGELRFFDLRQSLGVELVWGKQMQHTFSRHTHSSFCIGIVEHGRRILHCRGQCYEILPGQVFIIPPAEPHVCGENKEGHSYRLLLLGPEMLQQMGFEEKYECTSLLLDDRKIFSELRKLHILLATEGDEFSKQSELFSLSGEVMERLGISSSKCSGMKNYGVSRVKVFIETHYAEPLFLEELATLAYTSPYHLIRIFSQEVGIPPHLYQQQVRMRRAKEMLASGMTGSEVALATGFSDQSHFGNVFKKMVGITPGKYGKALSKKPTK; this comes from the coding sequence ATGAAGCAAACGCCGGGAGAATTGCGCTTTTTTGACTTGAGGCAGTCCCTTGGAGTTGAACTGGTATGGGGCAAGCAAATGCAACATACTTTTTCGCGGCATACGCATAGCAGCTTTTGTATTGGGATTGTCGAACATGGGCGGCGCATCTTGCATTGCCGCGGTCAGTGCTATGAAATTTTGCCAGGACAGGTCTTTATCATACCGCCCGCCGAACCGCATGTTTGCGGAGAAAATAAAGAGGGACACAGTTATCGGTTGTTGCTGTTAGGTCCTGAAATGCTGCAGCAGATGGGGTTTGAAGAAAAATATGAATGCACTTCATTGTTGCTGGATGACCGGAAAATTTTTAGTGAGTTACGCAAACTGCATATATTACTAGCGACGGAAGGAGATGAATTTTCTAAACAAAGTGAACTTTTTTCTTTGAGCGGCGAGGTAATGGAGCGTCTTGGGATCTCCAGTTCTAAGTGCAGCGGCATGAAAAATTACGGAGTCAGTCGGGTAAAAGTCTTTATTGAGACGCATTATGCAGAACCTTTGTTTTTGGAAGAGTTAGCAACACTTGCTTATACGAGTCCGTATCATTTGATACGGATTTTTAGCCAAGAGGTTGGCATACCGCCGCATCTCTACCAACAGCAGGTGCGCATGCGTCGTGCGAAGGAGATGCTGGCATCCGGAATGACAGGGAGCGAGGTTGCGTTGGCGACTGGTTTTTCCGATCAAAGTCACTTTGGAAATGTATTTAAAAAAATGGTTGGCATCACGCCAGGGAAATATGGTAAAGCCCTGAGTAAGAAGCCAACAAAATGA